The genomic segment GTAATAGAGTATATTTTGCTGTTTAGTTACATGGTATAGTGCATACTTCTGACCGCATTGCTCCGCTGCTGGGAACAGGCTTTTTTTAACTGGTGCAGATCATGGATACTGTGAAAAGACGCAAACATAGACACGGCGGCATCCTCCTATATGCCGCCGTGGATTTACACGGTGTTGGGTCGTCGTTGGTTTAGGGTAGACGAAAAGAAACGGCGGCTCTGATTTCTCAAAACCGCCGCCAGGGTATCTAGAGTAAGCGCACAAAATCAACCTGCCCAGCTACGGTTTTTTTCTTTCCCCATTAGGCGGGGCAGGTTTAAAAGAATATGAAAAGCCGATAACAGCAGTCATGTTAGCCTGCGTGTTATCGGCTCTGCGTCTATGCGTCTGGCTCTCTAATAACGGATATATTCAGTTGCTTTACATGAATGAGCGTTTCCTGTTTACATTTTGGACAGAACAAGGGGAAATTCCTTAATTCCGTGTCAATTCGTATTTTTATTCGGGTTTTATTATGGCATATAGGACAACTAACCCAACTTGTCTCTTTCATCAAAATTACCCTGTAACTTGATGTTTCTTTGATATATTTTTTGTTAGTCTATAAAATACGAATATCAATCCAACATTAAGGATGATCATAAAGACCGGCTGGCTCATACCGAAATATGTTTTCATATCAGAAAATATACCGTTTGTATGAAGCATAAAAATCGGGCAAATTTCCTGCAT from the Blautia wexlerae DSM 19850 genome contains:
- a CDS encoding cysteine-rich KTR domain-containing protein, which codes for MKETSWVSCPICHNKTRIKIRIDTELRNFPLFCPKCKQETLIHVKQLNISVIREPDA